In Ctenopharyngodon idella isolate HZGC_01 chromosome 1, HZGC01, whole genome shotgun sequence, a single genomic region encodes these proteins:
- the LOC127501582 gene encoding NACHT, LRR and PYD domains-containing protein 3-like isoform X10, translating to MSSPSPGSSCESGKSDQSMMTDPPEFSESPETSDLSRRKIQRSESPEPSGVSLKSNRSMAQPVSFSDRPEASEPPRREVHELIRSMSSCTSHYQSHIRQEKTEAVLQTHTLETEDLQRVKDQHKTSMKNKYERLFEGTKLQENETLLNRIYTQLYVIEGESEGVNEEHEVLQMEKTARTQHSQDTPIYCNDIFKASPEPGCEEKDQIKTVLTKGIAGIGKTVYVQKFILDWAEGKANQDVDFMFVLPFRELNLIRDHQYSLHRLLLDFHPELEDLDSKIYEKCKIVFIFDGLDESRIKLMFSDAQKVSDVTEISSVGVLISNLIKGELLPSALIWITSRPAAANQISSKYINHLTEIQGFNDPQKEEYFRKRISDEHQASRIISHIRKARSLHIMCHIPVFCWISSSVLQKVLKKVLRAEIPQTLTEMYIHFLLIQINMRNQKYEERDPEKLLQSNREVIVKLAEVAFKQLMKGNVMFYEEDLRESGIDATDASVYSGICTEIFKEESVILKRKVYSFIHLSVQEFLAALYVFYYHKSSTTQACFDSLHNLHQRVVDEALTTKNGQLDLFVRFLLGVSLESNQRLLQDLLTHTENSSESIRRTTQYIKEKIKDGHGLSTERSINLFLCLLEIKDQTLSRQIQEFLKSDKHSEKKLSPAHCSTIAYMLQMSEEVLDELDLKKYNTSDEGRRRLIPAVINCRKAHLAGCNLSVQSCKTVSSVLQSLNCVLRELDLSNNDLRDSGVKLLSDGLKSPNCQLEILRLSGCMVTEKGCGYVSSALRSNPSHLRELDLSYNHPGQSGVQLLNNKLKDPNCSLQILNLDHGGNFRITPGLQKYACNLTLDPNTAHTCLSLSNGNKKTTCEKEHQLYPDHPERFENYEQVLCRESLSGRCYWEAEWTGWGHVAVAYKGINRKGRSECRFGLNEKSWNLYCCDDNYSVWHNNTRTNIPVPSSCSYRVGVYVDVSAGTLSFYRVSDTHTLTHLHTFNTTFTEPLYAGFRVYPNSSVSLCQI from the exons ATGAGCTCTCCATCTCCTGGATCAAGCTGTGAGTCTGGGAAGAGTGATCAATCTATGATGACAGATCCTCCTGAATTCAGTGAATCGCCAGAGACCTCTGACCTCAG cagGAGGAAGATACAGAGATCAGAGTCTCCAGAACCCAGCGGTGTGTCTCTGAAGAGTAACAGATCCATGGCACAACCTGTTTCATTCAGTGATAGACCAGAAGCCTCTGAACCTCC caggCGAGAGGTACATGAACTGATTAGATCTATGTCGTCATGTACATCACACTATCAGTCTCACATCCGGCAGGAGAAAACTGAAGCAGtcctgcagacacacacactggagACTGAAGACCTGCAGAGAGTCAAAGACCAGCACAAAACCAGCATGAAGAACAAGTATGAGAGATTATTTGAGGGAACCAAACTCCAAGAGAatgaaaccctcctgaacagGATCTACACCCAGCTCTACGTCATAGAGGGAGAGagtgaaggagtgaatgaagaacatgaggttttacagatggagaaaacaGCCAGAACACAACACTCACAAGACACTCCAATTTActgcaatgacatctttaaagCCTCACCTGAACCAGGATGTGAGGAGAAAGACCAAATCAAGACTGTTCTTACTAAAGGCATTGCTGGAATCGGAAAAACCGTCTATGTGCAGAAATTCATTCTGGACTGGGCAGAGGGAAAAGCCAATCAGGATGTGGATTTCATGTTTGTGCTTCCATTTCGAGAGCTGAACTTGATCCGAGATCATCAGTACAGTCTTCATAGACTTCTGCTGGACTTTCATCCTGAACTTGAAGATCTGGACTCAAAGATTTATGAGAAGTGTAAAATcgtgttcatctttgatggtctggatgaaagCAGAATCAAACTGATGTTTTCAGACGCTCAGAAAGTTTCTGATGTGACTGAGATTTCATCAGTGGGTGTGTTGATATCAAACCTCATCAAAGGAGagctgcttccctctgctctcatctggatcacctccagaccagcagcagccaatcagatctcCTCCAAATATATCAACCATCTGACAGAAATTCAGGGATTCAATGATCCTCAGAAGGAGGAAtatttcaggaagagaatcagtgacGAGCATCAAGCCAGCAGAATCATCTCACACATCAGAAAAGCAAGAAGCCTccacatcatgtgccacatacctgtcttctgctggatctcatccAGTGTGCTTCAAAAGGTGCTAAAAAAAGTTCTGAGAGCAGAAATCCCTCAAACTCTGACTGAAATGTACATCCACTTTCTGCTGATTCAGATCAACATGAGGAATCAGAAGTATGAAGAGAGAGATCCAGAGAAACTCCTGCAGTCCAACAGAGAAGTGATTGTGAAACTTGCTGAAGTGGCtttcaaacagctgatgaaGGGCAATGTGATGTTCTATGAGGAGGACCTGAGAGAGAGCGGCATAGACGCCACTGACGCCTCAGTGTATTCTGGGATTTGCACTGAGATCTTTAAGGAGGAATCTGTGATTCTTAAGAGGAAAGTCTACAGCTTCATTCATCTGAGTGTTCAGGAGTTTCTTGCTGCTCTCTATGTGTTTTACTACCACAAAAGCAGCACTACACAAGCATGTTTTGATTCCCTGCACAATCTGCATCAAAGAGTAGTTGATGAAGCTCTAACAACCAAGAATGGACAACTGGATCTGTTTGTGCGGTTCCTGTTGGGTGTCTCACTGGAGTCCAATCAGAGACTCTTACAGGAtctactgacacacacagagaacagctcAGAGAGCATCAGGAGAACCACACAGTACATTAAAGAGAAGATCAAAGATGGACATGGACTCTCCACTGAAagatccatcaatctgttcctCTGTCTGCTGGAAATCAAAGATCAGACTCTGTCCAGACAGATTCAGGAGTTTTTGAAATCAGACAAACACTCAGAGAAGAAACTGTCTCCTGCTCACTGCTCAACAATCGCCTACATGCTTCAGATGTCAGAGGAGGTGCTGGATGAGCTGGACCTCAAGAAATACAACACATCAGATGAGGGAAGAAGAAGACTGATACCAGCTGTGATCAACTGCAGGAAAGCtca TCTTGCTGGCTGTAATCTCAGTGTTCAGTCCTGTAAAACTGTGTCATCAGTTCTACAATCTTTAAACTGTGTCCTGAGAGAGCTTGAtctgagtaacaatgacctgcGGGATTCTGGAGTGAAGCTgctttctgatggactgaagagtccaaactgtcagctggagatactgag GTTGTCAGGCTGTATGGTGACAGAGAAGGGCTGTGGTTATGtatcttcagctctgagatcaaacccctcacacctgagagagctggatctgagctacaatcacccaGGACAATCAGGAGTCCAGCTGCTCAACAACAAACTGAAGGATCCAAACTGCTCACTGCAGATACTCAA TTTGGATCATGGAGGAAATTTCAGGATAACACCAGGACTGCAGAAAT ATGCATGCAATCTCacactggatccaaacacagcacacacttgtctctctctgtctaacgggaacaaaaaaacaacatgtgAGAAAGAGCATCAGctgtatcctgatcatccagagagatttgagAACTATGAGCAGGTTCTGTGTCGAGAGAGTCTGtctggacgctgttactgggaagCTGAATGGACTGGATGGGGTCATGTAGCAGTGGCATATAAAGGAATCAACAGGAAAGGAAGAAGTGAATGTCGGTTTGGACTCAATGAAAAGTCCTGGAATCTTTACTGTTGTGATGATAATTACTCGGTTTGGCACAACAATACGAGAACGAACATTCCTGTCCCTTCATCTTGTTCTTACAgagtaggagtgtatgtggacgTGTCGGCCGGCACTCTGTCCTTTTACAGggtctctgacacacacacactcacacacttacacacattcaaCACCACATTCACTGAACCCCTCTATGCTGGATTTAGAGTTTATCCTAATTCATCAGTGTCTCTGTGTCAGATTTAA
- the LOC127501582 gene encoding NACHT, LRR and PYD domains-containing protein 3-like isoform X11 has translation MSSPSPGSSCESGKSDQSMMTDPPEFSESPETSDLSRRKIQRSESPEPSGVSLKSNRSMAQPVSFSDRPEASEPPREVHELIRSMSSCTSHYQSHIRQEKTEAVLQTHTLETEDLQRVKDQHKTSMKNKYERLFEGTKLQENETLLNRIYTQLYVIEGESEGVNEEHEVLQMEKTARTQHSQDTPIYCNDIFKASPEPGCEEKDQIKTVLTKGIAGIGKTVYVQKFILDWAEGKANQDVDFMFVLPFRELNLIRDHQYSLHRLLLDFHPELEDLDSKIYEKCKIVFIFDGLDESRIKLMFSDAQKVSDVTEISSVGVLISNLIKGELLPSALIWITSRPAAANQISSKYINHLTEIQGFNDPQKEEYFRKRISDEHQASRIISHIRKARSLHIMCHIPVFCWISSSVLQKVLKKVLRAEIPQTLTEMYIHFLLIQINMRNQKYEERDPEKLLQSNREVIVKLAEVAFKQLMKGNVMFYEEDLRESGIDATDASVYSGICTEIFKEESVILKRKVYSFIHLSVQEFLAALYVFYYHKSSTTQACFDSLHNLHQRVVDEALTTKNGQLDLFVRFLLGVSLESNQRLLQDLLTHTENSSESIRRTTQYIKEKIKDGHGLSTERSINLFLCLLEIKDQTLSRQIQEFLKSDKHSEKKLSPAHCSTIAYMLQMSEEVLDELDLKKYNTSDEGRRRLIPAVINCRKAHLAGCNLSVQSCKTVSSVLQSLNCVLRELDLSNNDLRDSGVKLLSDGLKSPNCQLEILRLSGCMVTEKGCGYVSSALRSNPSHLRELDLSYNHPGQSGVQLLNNKLKDPNCSLQILNLDHGGNFRITPGLQKYACNLTLDPNTAHTCLSLSNGNKKTTCEKEHQLYPDHPERFENYEQVLCRESLSGRCYWEAEWTGWGHVAVAYKGINRKGRSECRFGLNEKSWNLYCCDDNYSVWHNNTRTNIPVPSSCSYRVGVYVDVSAGTLSFYRVSDTHTLTHLHTFNTTFTEPLYAGFRVYPNSSVSLCQI, from the exons ATGAGCTCTCCATCTCCTGGATCAAGCTGTGAGTCTGGGAAGAGTGATCAATCTATGATGACAGATCCTCCTGAATTCAGTGAATCGCCAGAGACCTCTGACCTCAG cagGAGGAAGATACAGAGATCAGAGTCTCCAGAACCCAGCGGTGTGTCTCTGAAGAGTAACAGATCCATGGCACAACCTGTTTCATTCAGTGATAGACCAGAAGCCTCTGAACCTCC gCGAGAGGTACATGAACTGATTAGATCTATGTCGTCATGTACATCACACTATCAGTCTCACATCCGGCAGGAGAAAACTGAAGCAGtcctgcagacacacacactggagACTGAAGACCTGCAGAGAGTCAAAGACCAGCACAAAACCAGCATGAAGAACAAGTATGAGAGATTATTTGAGGGAACCAAACTCCAAGAGAatgaaaccctcctgaacagGATCTACACCCAGCTCTACGTCATAGAGGGAGAGagtgaaggagtgaatgaagaacatgaggttttacagatggagaaaacaGCCAGAACACAACACTCACAAGACACTCCAATTTActgcaatgacatctttaaagCCTCACCTGAACCAGGATGTGAGGAGAAAGACCAAATCAAGACTGTTCTTACTAAAGGCATTGCTGGAATCGGAAAAACCGTCTATGTGCAGAAATTCATTCTGGACTGGGCAGAGGGAAAAGCCAATCAGGATGTGGATTTCATGTTTGTGCTTCCATTTCGAGAGCTGAACTTGATCCGAGATCATCAGTACAGTCTTCATAGACTTCTGCTGGACTTTCATCCTGAACTTGAAGATCTGGACTCAAAGATTTATGAGAAGTGTAAAATcgtgttcatctttgatggtctggatgaaagCAGAATCAAACTGATGTTTTCAGACGCTCAGAAAGTTTCTGATGTGACTGAGATTTCATCAGTGGGTGTGTTGATATCAAACCTCATCAAAGGAGagctgcttccctctgctctcatctggatcacctccagaccagcagcagccaatcagatctcCTCCAAATATATCAACCATCTGACAGAAATTCAGGGATTCAATGATCCTCAGAAGGAGGAAtatttcaggaagagaatcagtgacGAGCATCAAGCCAGCAGAATCATCTCACACATCAGAAAAGCAAGAAGCCTccacatcatgtgccacatacctgtcttctgctggatctcatccAGTGTGCTTCAAAAGGTGCTAAAAAAAGTTCTGAGAGCAGAAATCCCTCAAACTCTGACTGAAATGTACATCCACTTTCTGCTGATTCAGATCAACATGAGGAATCAGAAGTATGAAGAGAGAGATCCAGAGAAACTCCTGCAGTCCAACAGAGAAGTGATTGTGAAACTTGCTGAAGTGGCtttcaaacagctgatgaaGGGCAATGTGATGTTCTATGAGGAGGACCTGAGAGAGAGCGGCATAGACGCCACTGACGCCTCAGTGTATTCTGGGATTTGCACTGAGATCTTTAAGGAGGAATCTGTGATTCTTAAGAGGAAAGTCTACAGCTTCATTCATCTGAGTGTTCAGGAGTTTCTTGCTGCTCTCTATGTGTTTTACTACCACAAAAGCAGCACTACACAAGCATGTTTTGATTCCCTGCACAATCTGCATCAAAGAGTAGTTGATGAAGCTCTAACAACCAAGAATGGACAACTGGATCTGTTTGTGCGGTTCCTGTTGGGTGTCTCACTGGAGTCCAATCAGAGACTCTTACAGGAtctactgacacacacagagaacagctcAGAGAGCATCAGGAGAACCACACAGTACATTAAAGAGAAGATCAAAGATGGACATGGACTCTCCACTGAAagatccatcaatctgttcctCTGTCTGCTGGAAATCAAAGATCAGACTCTGTCCAGACAGATTCAGGAGTTTTTGAAATCAGACAAACACTCAGAGAAGAAACTGTCTCCTGCTCACTGCTCAACAATCGCCTACATGCTTCAGATGTCAGAGGAGGTGCTGGATGAGCTGGACCTCAAGAAATACAACACATCAGATGAGGGAAGAAGAAGACTGATACCAGCTGTGATCAACTGCAGGAAAGCtca TCTTGCTGGCTGTAATCTCAGTGTTCAGTCCTGTAAAACTGTGTCATCAGTTCTACAATCTTTAAACTGTGTCCTGAGAGAGCTTGAtctgagtaacaatgacctgcGGGATTCTGGAGTGAAGCTgctttctgatggactgaagagtccaaactgtcagctggagatactgag GTTGTCAGGCTGTATGGTGACAGAGAAGGGCTGTGGTTATGtatcttcagctctgagatcaaacccctcacacctgagagagctggatctgagctacaatcacccaGGACAATCAGGAGTCCAGCTGCTCAACAACAAACTGAAGGATCCAAACTGCTCACTGCAGATACTCAA TTTGGATCATGGAGGAAATTTCAGGATAACACCAGGACTGCAGAAAT ATGCATGCAATCTCacactggatccaaacacagcacacacttgtctctctctgtctaacgggaacaaaaaaacaacatgtgAGAAAGAGCATCAGctgtatcctgatcatccagagagatttgagAACTATGAGCAGGTTCTGTGTCGAGAGAGTCTGtctggacgctgttactgggaagCTGAATGGACTGGATGGGGTCATGTAGCAGTGGCATATAAAGGAATCAACAGGAAAGGAAGAAGTGAATGTCGGTTTGGACTCAATGAAAAGTCCTGGAATCTTTACTGTTGTGATGATAATTACTCGGTTTGGCACAACAATACGAGAACGAACATTCCTGTCCCTTCATCTTGTTCTTACAgagtaggagtgtatgtggacgTGTCGGCCGGCACTCTGTCCTTTTACAGggtctctgacacacacacactcacacacttacacacattcaaCACCACATTCACTGAACCCCTCTATGCTGGATTTAGAGTTTATCCTAATTCATCAGTGTCTCTGTGTCAGATTTAA